In Salmo trutta unplaced genomic scaffold, fSalTru1.1, whole genome shotgun sequence, a single window of DNA contains:
- the LOC115191213 gene encoding vertnin-like, which produces MIQRKEVVLSVLGELQDATESSGLDALTRVALEVHRVLTPFTLPYSPCHEFPDWAGIDGVARSLYPADAPGGLLPLVCKGEGNLLFDAASMLLVGTTILSLELQVRTVVEMLLWKRYYLGGMIDSKVMLQAARFSLCAEESQDMLNLPLSVLEAIFDADVKASCFPGSYANMWHLYALSSVLQCNIYSVYPMYNLKIRPYFNRLIRPRSYPKDTDPITIHIMWSGELEGGSSRFRPRVFVALVHSSDLQMGSPNDEQRVPPLKTLELLNQDSHLSYSSLKEKYNITKSTFYRWRRQTQEHRKRSAARYEAKHFLQACYLEGKLIPLHQFKEFFPEISRSTYYAWKHELISSGGSFSTFSTGEVSPGDSTEQESWSSPESKLGQEEDHEVEPDTEHHDSVASLFGLNYNNDKMDGERAQNMALMQEAKKVLQDCIARNTSFPFRIFKRSFPGISRSTYYNWRREAMLFNRGYKVGSSENSLDMDKSSPTGGLSPTGGTESHGHAATVFPRVKICRNGHKGFRMVFLRRKKLREAAKVKVWRSKWPLSRFRVKYPSLSLCFYWLWRNGPSGTRKEEITTPSLEMDTSEIIMENNNNAVKENGMMMSESDIKTKAPIQDVFSFEEDPTEDLRGPVTVTSAFDTPLPNPTKMSAAAAVPTDDQMFVMDLVALANFKAKAKVFLQQRFEEKSFPTFKEFRSFFPLTPRSTYYMWKRALHHGVPLVHG; this is translated from the exons ATGATTCAGAGGAAGGAGGTGGTACTCTCAGTTCTAGGGGAGCTGCAGGATGCCACAGAGAGCTCCGGCCTGGACGCCCTCACCAGGGTAGCACTGGAGGTCCACCGGGTCCTGACCCCCTTCACCCTGCCTTACTCACCCTGCCATGAGTTCCCTGACTGGGCAGGCATCGACGGCGTGGCCCGTAGCCTGTACCCTGCTGACGCCCCGGGAGGCCTCCTGCCTCTGGTCTGTAAGGGAGAAGGGAACCTGCTGTTTGATGCAGCTAGCATGTTGCTAGTGGGGACTACTATTCTCAGTCTGGAGCTACAG GTACGTACGGTGGTGGAGATGCTACTGTGGAAGAGATACTACCTGGGTGGTATGATCGACTCGAAGGTGATGCTGCAAGCGGCCAGGTTCAGCCTGTGTGCCGAGGAGTCCCAGGACATGCTCAACCTCCCCCTCTCAGTCCTCGAAGCTATCTTCGACGCCGACGTCAAAGCCTCCTGCTTCCCCGGCTCCTATGCTAACATGTGGCACCTCTACGCTCTTTCCTCCGTCCTCCAGTGCAACATCTATTCTGTCTACCCCATGTACAACCTCAAGATACGACCCTACTTCAACCGCCTGATAAGACCGAGGTCCTACCCCAAAGATACGGATCCTATCACTATACACATCATGTGGTCCGGAGAGCTGGAGGGGGGATCTTCCAGGTTCAGACCTAGAGTCTTTGTAGCATTAGTCCATTCTAGTGACCTCCAGATGGGCAGTCCTAACGACGAGCAGAGGGTCCCCCCTCTGAAGACACTGGAGCTTCTCAACCAGGACTCTCACCTGTCCTACTCCAGTCTGAAGGAAAAGTACAACATCACCAAGAGTACCTTCTACCGCTGGAGACGGCAGACGCAGGAACACCGCAAAAGGTCTGCTGCCAG GTACGAGGCCAAACACTTCCTCCAAGCGTGCTATCTGGAAGGGAAACTCATCCCTCTGCATCAGTTCAAAGAGTTCTTCCCTGAGATCTCCAGGTCCACTTACTATGCTTGGAAGCACGAGCTGATCTCATCTGGCGGTAGTTTCTCCACGTTCTCCACGGGCGAGGTGAGTCCAGGggacagcacagagcaggagtcCTGGTCCTCCCCAGAGTCCAAGCTCGGGCAGGAGGAAGACCATGAGGTAGAGCCAGACACAGAGCATCACGACAGCGTGGCCAGTCTGTTCGGCCTGAACTACAACAATGATAAGATGGATGGAGAACGAGCCCAAAACATGGCACTGATGCAGGAGGCCAAGAAGGTTCTTCAGGACTGCATCGCTAGGAATACATCGTTCCCCTTCCGCATCTTCAAGAGGAGCTTCCCTGGGATCTCCAG GTCGACTTACTACAACTGGAGGAGAGAGGCCATGCTATTTAACCGTGGCTACAAGGTCGGAAGCAGTGAAAACAGCTTGGACATGGATAAGAGTAGTCCAACTGGTGGTCTGTCCCCTACCGGGGGGACTGAGAGCCATGGTCATGCTGCCACGGTCTTCCCCAGAGTTAAGATCTGTAGAAACGGCCATAAAGGGTTCAGGATGGTGTTCCTACGCAGGAAGAAGCTCAGAGAAGCTGCCAAGGTGAAGGTGTGGAGGTCAAAATGGCCTCTGTCTAGGTTCAGAGTGAAGTACCCCTCCCTGTCCCTCTGTTTCTATTGGCTGTGGCGTAACGGCCCCAGTGGAACCAGGAAGGAGGAAATCACCACCCCGTCTCTAGAGATGGACACGTCTGAGATTATTATGGAGAACAACAACAACGCAGTGAAAGAGAATGGGATGATGATGTCAGAGAGTGACATAAAGACAAAGGCTCCAATTCAGGACGTGTTCTCCTTTGAGGAGGACCCAACAGAGGATCTGAGAGGCCCCGTCACCGTGACATCTGCCTTcgacacccccctccccaacccaaccAAGATGTCCGCCGCCGCCGCCGTTCCCACAGACGACCAGATGTTTGTGATGGATCTGGTGGCCCTGGCCAACTTCAAGGCCAAGGCCAAAGTCTTCCTGCAGCAACGCTTTGAGGAGAAGTCCTTCCCCACATTCAAAGAGTTCAGGTCCTTCTTCCCCCTGACTCCCCGCTCCACCTACTATATGTGGAAGAGAGCCCTGCATCACGGAGTGCCACTGGTACATGGCTGA